From one Streptomyces chromofuscus genomic stretch:
- a CDS encoding DUF6000 family protein, translating to MPFQHPEEIGCGYVIERYVTRKDSDHPRYRELKSGRVLRPGWPHAERFARHLIDDAVTITDDELEALLGYEWRSRLTAAWLIGVGRRATFRERIGDLLLASEFCFSGSAYCFALARFGTHADAEILASYLNRYLPRTDLRYDQPAALGALLRLDAHLGTHHADRFTQPDGLWDQWVNALAHLRDNPAYTPVERRRWTDLPCDFANGWTRP from the coding sequence ATGCCGTTCCAGCACCCCGAGGAGATCGGCTGCGGCTACGTAATCGAGCGCTATGTGACGAGGAAGGACTCGGACCATCCGCGCTACCGCGAACTGAAGAGCGGTCGCGTCCTGCGGCCCGGGTGGCCACATGCCGAACGCTTCGCCCGTCACCTCATCGACGACGCAGTCACGATCACCGATGACGAGCTGGAGGCCCTCCTCGGCTACGAGTGGCGCTCACGCCTCACCGCCGCCTGGCTGATCGGCGTAGGCCGACGCGCCACGTTCCGCGAACGCATCGGCGACCTGCTCCTGGCCAGCGAGTTCTGCTTCTCCGGCAGCGCCTACTGCTTCGCCCTGGCCCGCTTCGGCACCCACGCGGACGCCGAGATCCTCGCCTCCTACCTGAACCGCTACCTCCCCCGCACCGACCTCCGCTACGACCAGCCAGCAGCCCTCGGTGCACTCCTCCGCCTCGACGCGCACCTTGGCACCCACCATGCGGACCGCTTCACCCAGCCTGATGGTCTCTGGGACCAGTGGGTCAACGCCCTGGCCCACCTCCGCGACAACCCCGCCTACACCCCCGTCGAGCGTCGCCGCTGGACGGACCTCCCATGCGACTTCGCCAACGGCTGGACCCGGCCGTAG
- a CDS encoding CbrC family protein — protein MATGAVVASSTTCLCCGRARGFIHTGPVYAVEELSHLRCPWCIADGSAAAKYDAHFIGDPVGDDVPLEVVMPVDAGTPGFSFWQDPRWFFHCGDGTAFMGAVGAAELAAFPDAREELRSEAGVWGWSAGAVESYLGALDKDSQPTGYLFKCRTCGRYMAYADSRSRSQTAAATAGSSRWRSRMGGPSSGDARRGCRRGCRGGGPGR, from the coding sequence TTGGCGACCGGGGCGGTCGTTGCGTCCAGCACGACGTGCCTCTGTTGCGGGAGGGCGCGGGGGTTCATTCACACGGGCCCGGTGTACGCGGTCGAGGAACTTTCCCACCTGCGGTGCCCGTGGTGCATCGCGGATGGCAGCGCGGCTGCGAAGTACGACGCGCACTTCATCGGTGACCCGGTCGGGGACGATGTCCCGCTTGAGGTCGTGATGCCCGTCGATGCGGGTACGCCGGGCTTCTCATTCTGGCAGGACCCGCGGTGGTTCTTTCACTGCGGTGACGGTACGGCGTTCATGGGGGCGGTCGGGGCGGCCGAGTTGGCCGCGTTCCCGGATGCGCGGGAGGAACTGCGCAGCGAGGCCGGCGTGTGGGGGTGGTCCGCCGGGGCAGTGGAGAGCTATCTGGGTGCTCTGGACAAGGACAGTCAGCCCACCGGCTACCTTTTCAAGTGCCGTACCTGCGGCCGGTACATGGCGTACGCGGACTCACGTAGCCGCAGTCAGACAGCTGCGGCTACGGCCGGGTCCAGCCGTTGGCGAAGTCGCATGGGAGGTCCGTCCAGCGGCGACGCTCGACGGGGGTGTAGGCGGGGTTGTCGCGGAGGTGGGCCAGGGCGTTGA
- a CDS encoding HEAT repeat domain-containing protein — MTSHIETLVQQLDGKADESYDARAELIWIGADAIPAVINGLPSLSGFGQLTAIEVFEEVGDPRCGPVLIGLLDSDNPTVREWAAMALASLELDGAIEPLRRAYRACLERATPPDWTESVGIRWALTELGARTPVVPPLTARLGPTAADNAPGWPSAHFTEIVNDLADHAQVILYSQFWRVDAGRTYGISGPGLDWELDWTAPWEHLVEESRTWSLLEASEAPTGSNIFVAPTWIDRADLYPEW, encoded by the coding sequence ATGACCTCCCACATCGAGACACTCGTCCAGCAGCTCGACGGCAAGGCCGACGAGTCCTACGACGCCCGCGCGGAGCTGATCTGGATCGGCGCCGACGCCATACCCGCCGTCATCAACGGCCTGCCCTCCCTCAGCGGCTTCGGTCAGCTGACCGCCATCGAGGTCTTCGAGGAGGTGGGCGATCCACGTTGCGGCCCCGTTCTCATCGGCCTGCTGGACAGCGACAACCCGACCGTCCGCGAATGGGCGGCCATGGCCCTGGCGAGCCTGGAGCTCGACGGCGCCATCGAGCCCCTGCGCCGCGCCTACCGCGCCTGCCTGGAACGGGCGACCCCACCGGACTGGACCGAGTCCGTCGGCATCCGCTGGGCGCTGACCGAACTCGGCGCACGCACCCCCGTCGTCCCACCGCTCACCGCACGCCTAGGCCCCACCGCTGCGGACAACGCCCCAGGCTGGCCCTCGGCCCACTTCACCGAGATCGTCAACGACCTGGCCGACCACGCCCAGGTGATCCTCTACTCCCAGTTCTGGCGAGTGGACGCCGGCCGCACGTACGGCATCTCCGGTCCCGGCCTGGATTGGGAACTCGACTGGACCGCGCCCTGGGAGCACCTGGTCGAAGAGTCCCGCACCTGGTCCCTGCTGGAAGCGTCCGAAGCCCCCACCGGCAGCAACATCTTCGTCGCCCCCACCTGGATCGACCGTGCCGACCTGTACCCGGAGTGGTGA
- a CDS encoding NUDIX domain-containing protein, translated as MPNNPPDEGNTVAQQTDDRSQALKPALESMTLLVAAVIVHDKATNRVVLLQRSENAKFAQGLWDLPIGKSEPGEPITGTAVRELYEETGLTVKPESLKVAHIIHGAWGVEAPNGFLTVVFAAHEWTGEPENREPRKHSQVRWVDVNSIPEAFVDTTASALHQYLNDGSEVSLDGWSAA; from the coding sequence ATGCCCAACAACCCGCCCGACGAAGGGAACACCGTGGCCCAGCAGACCGACGACCGCTCCCAAGCCCTCAAGCCGGCGCTCGAATCGATGACCCTGCTGGTCGCGGCCGTCATCGTCCACGACAAGGCCACCAACCGCGTCGTCCTCCTCCAGCGCAGCGAAAACGCCAAGTTCGCCCAGGGCCTGTGGGACCTGCCCATCGGCAAGAGTGAGCCGGGCGAACCCATCACGGGGACCGCGGTCCGCGAGCTCTACGAGGAGACGGGCCTCACGGTGAAGCCCGAGTCCCTCAAGGTCGCCCACATCATCCACGGCGCCTGGGGCGTCGAGGCCCCCAACGGCTTCCTCACCGTCGTCTTCGCCGCCCACGAATGGACCGGCGAACCCGAAAACCGCGAACCCCGCAAGCACTCCCAGGTCCGCTGGGTCGACGTCAACTCCATCCCCGAGGCGTTTGTGGATACCACTGCCAGCGCCCTCCACCAATACTTGAATGACGGCTCGGAGGTCTCGCTGGACGGCTGGTCGGCAGCGTGA
- a CDS encoding CPCC family cysteine-rich protein, producing MSDSYPCPCCGHRVLDAMPGSYEICPVCFWEDDGVQFRWPTMSGGANKVSLIEAQRNYQDFGACDEHGRRHVRPPAEDEPLDPAWRPIDLTRDSFEDWTAEDRAPWPDDHSVLCWWLPTFWRRDHSAS from the coding sequence GTGAGCGACTCCTACCCCTGTCCCTGCTGCGGGCACCGCGTGCTGGACGCGATGCCCGGCTCGTACGAGATCTGCCCCGTCTGCTTCTGGGAGGACGACGGGGTCCAGTTCCGCTGGCCCACCATGAGCGGCGGCGCGAACAAGGTCTCCCTGATCGAGGCCCAGCGGAACTACCAGGACTTCGGCGCCTGCGACGAGCACGGCCGCCGGCACGTCCGCCCGCCGGCCGAGGACGAACCGCTCGACCCCGCCTGGCGCCCCATCGATCTGACACGGGACTCCTTCGAGGACTGGACGGCCGAGGACCGCGCCCCGTGGCCCGACGACCACTCGGTGCTCTGCTGGTGGCTGCCCACCTTCTGGCGCCGGGACCACTCCGCGTCATGA